The following proteins come from a genomic window of Rubinisphaera margarita:
- the hrpA gene encoding ATP-dependent RNA helicase HrpA, producing the protein MSLNLRQYETQLDETMYIDRHRLRQRLRNLRQKSRGGKDLDKELAGVVSQLERSKQRAELRKKAQPQPKFSGDLPIDSRIDEIRQAIEEHQVIIVCGETGSGKSTQLPKICLQMGRGIYGLIGHTQPRRLAARSVATRIAEELGTSVGQQVGFKIRFTDATQPDTFVKLMTDGVMLAETQSDRFLNQYDTIIIDEAHERSLNIDFLLGYIKRILPKRPELRLIITSATIDAARFSEHFTIDDKPAPVINVEGRTYPVELRYRPPEKDEDNEDGDWRTALTAAVDELTGEIAGDILTFLPTEREIREAAKVLRGHLTRLRGTSEPMEVLPLYGRLSEKEQQKIFQSHNRQRIVLATNVAESSLTVPGIEAVIDLGTARISRYSARSKMQRLPIEAVSQASANQRKGRCGRISPGICIRLYSEKDFNTREDFTPPEIQRTNLASVILQTISLKLGPIEEFPFLDPPRGGMIRDGYKTLFELGAIDDQQQLTDIGRQLSRLPVDPRIGRMILAGHDENCLHEILIIASVLELQDPRDRPIEHQQAADAAHAQFQHESSDFLAYLKLWDFYQKIKLDLSNTKFRHACRQNFLNANRLREWSDIHRQLLQLVREAGLPVKKRNVEASNEDAIHRALLTGLLSNVAFFDDKNEYSGSGGTKRYLWPGSGLFAKKPKWIMSAEVIETSQRYARTVARINPAWIEPLAKHLVSLTHSDPHWEKDAGAAMTWERVSLYGMTIIPRRRVPLGRIDPVQARELMLRDGLALGEFNTHGEFLEHNLKVIEDARMQQAKVRRQDFGTLEQMVIDFYDERIPNDCYDAARFEKWRKEIEQKEPQRLFLDPDDFKPKEEETLDRRAYPDALVFENLRLPLSYQLQPGEDEDGVTLTVPADQLPLLHPSLLDWLVPGLVADKISALIKSLPKNLRTKLVPAPDTARDVAATLTYGQGAFLPTVAEKLTRIAGESVTINDFDLADLPEHLRMNLRVVDDQGAILAGGRDLTELQRRFAPKAPAKAGTATRTVPQGPGLDELAREAKWHRDGLTKWEFEEFPEQITLSRGDYVVKGFPALVDTGSSVNLRVRGDAEQAAAETRQALIRLFLLESQSKLKHQLDHFPKMEQLELFSTVHAPFKQIRGQLQLLLARRSCAVQQKIPRTAAEYQQYLTVARNRISIAVQDVAAVINPIVAAYRAVIKEIEDLNAPSWTYAKQDLKQQFELLFPASVLIVQPWSALAQYGRFLEGMKVRCEKLKNAGLDKDRRNHAEIEPYMKRLIEAVTSKRAGDPEVIDYRWMVEEYRVSLFAQQLGTSQPVSPKRLDRQWKKASR; encoded by the coding sequence ATGAGCTTAAACCTTCGCCAGTACGAAACGCAACTTGACGAGACGATGTACATCGACCGGCATCGTCTACGGCAGCGACTGCGCAATCTCCGGCAGAAGTCTCGCGGCGGTAAAGACCTCGACAAGGAACTGGCCGGCGTCGTGAGTCAACTTGAGCGATCGAAGCAGCGGGCCGAACTGCGGAAGAAGGCTCAGCCTCAACCAAAGTTCTCCGGCGACCTGCCGATCGATTCCCGCATCGACGAGATCCGGCAGGCGATTGAGGAACATCAGGTCATCATTGTGTGCGGCGAGACCGGTTCCGGAAAATCGACTCAGCTGCCGAAGATCTGTCTGCAGATGGGACGCGGCATCTACGGGTTGATCGGCCACACGCAGCCCCGACGCCTGGCGGCTCGATCGGTCGCGACGCGCATCGCTGAAGAACTCGGCACTTCGGTGGGACAGCAGGTCGGCTTCAAGATCCGCTTCACCGACGCGACACAGCCCGACACCTTCGTCAAACTGATGACCGACGGAGTGATGCTGGCCGAAACGCAGAGCGACCGGTTTTTAAACCAGTACGACACGATCATCATCGATGAAGCGCACGAGCGGTCGTTGAATATTGATTTCCTGCTGGGGTACATCAAACGCATTCTGCCGAAGCGCCCCGAGCTGCGACTCATCATCACGTCGGCCACCATTGACGCCGCCCGCTTTAGTGAGCACTTCACGATCGATGACAAGCCCGCCCCCGTGATCAACGTCGAGGGTCGAACCTATCCGGTGGAGTTGCGATACCGACCGCCCGAGAAAGATGAAGACAACGAAGACGGCGACTGGCGGACAGCGCTCACGGCGGCGGTCGATGAACTGACTGGCGAAATTGCCGGTGACATTCTCACGTTCCTGCCAACCGAACGCGAGATCCGCGAAGCCGCCAAAGTGCTCCGTGGTCATCTCACCCGCCTGCGAGGCACAAGCGAACCCATGGAAGTGCTTCCGCTCTACGGGCGGCTTTCGGAGAAAGAACAGCAGAAGATCTTTCAGTCGCATAACCGCCAGCGGATCGTGCTCGCGACGAACGTCGCGGAATCGTCGCTCACGGTCCCCGGCATTGAAGCGGTGATCGATCTGGGCACGGCCCGTATCAGTCGCTACTCCGCCCGCTCGAAAATGCAGCGGCTGCCTATTGAAGCTGTCTCACAGGCGTCGGCCAATCAACGAAAGGGACGCTGCGGTCGAATCTCGCCCGGAATCTGTATTCGGCTCTATTCCGAGAAAGATTTCAATACTCGGGAAGACTTCACGCCTCCGGAAATCCAGCGCACCAATCTCGCTTCGGTCATTCTGCAGACGATCTCGCTGAAGTTGGGGCCGATTGAGGAGTTTCCGTTTCTCGACCCTCCTCGCGGCGGGATGATTCGTGACGGCTACAAAACACTGTTCGAGCTCGGAGCGATCGACGATCAACAGCAGTTGACAGACATCGGGCGGCAACTGTCTCGTCTGCCGGTTGACCCGCGCATTGGCCGGATGATTCTCGCCGGGCATGACGAAAACTGCCTCCACGAGATCCTCATCATTGCCAGTGTGCTTGAATTGCAGGATCCCCGAGACCGCCCGATCGAACACCAGCAGGCCGCCGATGCCGCCCATGCCCAGTTTCAACACGAGTCGTCCGACTTCCTCGCGTATCTGAAACTGTGGGATTTCTATCAGAAGATCAAACTTGATCTGTCGAACACGAAGTTTCGTCACGCCTGTCGTCAGAACTTCCTGAACGCGAACCGATTGCGGGAGTGGAGCGACATCCACCGGCAACTGCTGCAACTCGTGCGTGAAGCCGGACTGCCGGTCAAGAAACGGAACGTTGAAGCCAGCAATGAAGACGCAATTCACCGGGCCCTGCTCACGGGGCTGTTGTCGAACGTCGCCTTCTTCGATGACAAGAACGAGTACTCCGGCTCGGGCGGCACAAAACGATATCTCTGGCCCGGTTCGGGACTGTTCGCGAAGAAGCCGAAGTGGATCATGTCGGCGGAAGTCATCGAGACCTCACAGCGGTATGCCCGCACCGTGGCCCGCATCAATCCGGCATGGATCGAGCCGCTGGCGAAGCATCTCGTCTCGCTGACACACAGCGATCCACACTGGGAGAAGGATGCGGGAGCCGCGATGACCTGGGAGCGGGTTTCGCTGTACGGCATGACAATTATTCCCCGCCGACGGGTCCCGCTCGGTCGCATTGATCCGGTGCAGGCGCGGGAGTTGATGCTCCGCGACGGCCTGGCACTGGGCGAGTTCAACACGCACGGCGAGTTTCTCGAACACAATCTCAAGGTCATTGAAGACGCCCGGATGCAGCAGGCCAAAGTCCGGCGGCAGGATTTCGGCACGCTTGAGCAGATGGTCATCGACTTCTACGACGAGCGAATTCCGAACGACTGCTACGACGCGGCTCGCTTTGAAAAATGGCGGAAGGAGATCGAACAGAAAGAACCGCAGCGACTGTTCCTCGATCCCGACGACTTCAAACCGAAGGAAGAAGAGACACTCGATCGCCGCGCCTACCCCGATGCCCTCGTCTTTGAGAATCTTCGTCTGCCGCTCTCCTATCAGTTGCAGCCGGGTGAAGATGAGGACGGCGTCACGCTAACCGTTCCTGCCGATCAGTTGCCGCTACTGCATCCCTCCTTGCTCGACTGGCTCGTTCCGGGACTGGTTGCGGACAAGATCTCTGCACTGATCAAATCGCTTCCCAAAAACCTCCGCACAAAGCTCGTCCCGGCTCCAGACACAGCTCGGGATGTCGCCGCCACGCTCACCTACGGCCAGGGCGCATTTCTTCCGACGGTCGCCGAGAAGCTGACACGCATCGCGGGCGAGTCCGTCACGATCAATGATTTCGACCTGGCCGATCTGCCCGAACACTTGCGAATGAACCTGCGCGTCGTTGACGATCAAGGGGCGATCCTGGCGGGCGGTCGCGATTTGACTGAACTGCAGCGCCGTTTTGCTCCCAAAGCTCCCGCCAAAGCGGGGACGGCAACGCGGACGGTTCCTCAGGGCCCTGGTCTGGACGAACTGGCCCGGGAGGCGAAATGGCATCGCGATGGGCTGACGAAGTGGGAGTTCGAAGAATTCCCGGAACAGATCACGCTGTCGCGGGGCGATTACGTGGTGAAGGGCTTTCCGGCTCTGGTCGATACGGGCAGCTCCGTCAATCTGCGGGTCCGCGGAGATGCCGAGCAGGCAGCCGCTGAAACCCGTCAGGCGCTGATTCGATTGTTCCTGCTTGAATCACAGAGCAAGCTGAAGCATCAGCTCGATCACTTTCCGAAGATGGAACAACTCGAACTGTTCAGCACGGTGCACGCTCCCTTCAAGCAGATTCGAGGACAACTCCAGCTGTTGCTCGCCAGACGTTCATGCGCCGTTCAGCAGAAGATCCCCCGGACCGCAGCCGAGTATCAGCAGTATCTCACTGTGGCCCGCAATCGGATCTCCATCGCCGTGCAGGATGTGGCCGCCGTGATCAACCCGATCGTGGCCGCCTACCGCGCGGTGATCAAAGAGATCGAAGACCTGAACGCCCCCTCCTGGACGTATGCGAAGCAGGACCTGAAGCAGCAGTTCGAACTGCTTTTCCCGGCAAGCGTCCTGATCGTTCAGCCCTGGTCCGCCCTGGCACAATACGGGCGGTTCCTGGAAGGCATGAAAGTCCGCTGCGAGAAGCTCAAGAACGCGGGCCTCGATAAGGATCGCCGGAACCATGCCGAGATCGAACCGTATATGAAACGGCTGATCGAGGCGGTCACGTCCAAACGAGCCGGCGATCCCGAGGTAATCGATTACCGCTGGATGGTCGAAGAGTACCGCGTCTCTCTGTTCGCCCAGCAGCTCGGCACCTCCCAGCCAGTGTCGCCAAAGCGACTCGACCGTCAGTGGAAGAAGGCTTCTCGCTGA
- a CDS encoding WD40 repeat domain-containing protein: MKVNRLTDDHSVQDSTFLAVAVPRKRRRKSPLMFLLVILGVCVSTYYSIHAKSFQWENKGVEPRTSVAEAPLGGVFNIQLSAREDSLLARGISGRSFEINLTSGEINQLGLDSADAQLMIRNHRGPIVIASGNTDKYQVRFNLRSRTPQVLVPQLTEVTAACLMNNGEFIAIACRRDRSGVADHQDVFTVDILSTLSGELVKTVECPQIIFDIACDPETQTLYSATQFGLYAIEAGADTVKQVDSRSFRSVEIVAASRLLIAGHFNGETSAISMDTFEDLWITAVSKYGAIKALVCDPTGTIIATGGESSIVTLLDVSTGRTILALDQRGSAVNDLTFSSDGRLLFIARTDATVTATDVNSGATMHSISL, translated from the coding sequence ATGAAGGTTAACCGTTTGACCGATGATCATTCAGTCCAGGATTCGACATTCCTGGCTGTTGCCGTTCCCCGCAAGCGTCGCCGCAAATCGCCGCTGATGTTCCTGCTGGTCATTCTCGGCGTCTGTGTTTCGACCTATTACTCCATCCACGCCAAGAGCTTCCAGTGGGAGAACAAGGGCGTGGAACCTCGAACCTCGGTGGCGGAAGCCCCGCTGGGTGGAGTGTTCAATATCCAACTGTCGGCCCGCGAAGACAGCCTGCTCGCACGAGGAATCTCGGGCCGGTCGTTCGAGATCAACCTGACCAGCGGAGAGATTAATCAGCTTGGCCTCGACTCAGCTGACGCCCAGCTGATGATTCGGAATCATCGCGGTCCGATCGTCATCGCCAGCGGCAACACGGACAAGTATCAGGTCCGATTCAACCTCCGTTCCCGCACCCCTCAGGTTCTCGTTCCTCAGCTCACCGAAGTGACGGCCGCCTGCCTGATGAATAATGGCGAGTTTATTGCGATCGCCTGCCGTCGCGACCGGTCCGGAGTCGCGGATCATCAGGACGTCTTCACCGTCGATATCCTGAGCACCCTCTCCGGAGAGCTGGTGAAAACCGTCGAATGCCCTCAGATTATCTTCGATATCGCCTGTGATCCGGAAACCCAGACTCTGTACTCGGCCACGCAGTTCGGCCTGTACGCCATCGAAGCGGGTGCCGACACCGTGAAGCAGGTCGATTCACGATCCTTCCGCAGTGTTGAGATCGTCGCGGCATCTCGACTGCTGATCGCAGGTCACTTCAACGGCGAAACCTCCGCTATCTCGATGGACACCTTCGAAGATCTGTGGATCACCGCAGTCAGCAAGTACGGCGCGATCAAAGCTCTCGTCTGCGATCCGACCGGCACGATCATTGCCACCGGCGGCGAATCTTCGATCGTAACGCTGCTGGACGTCTCAACGGGACGAACGATCCTGGCTCTCGATCAACGAGGAAGCGCAGTAAACGACCTGACCTTCTCCAGTGATGGACGGCTGCTGTTCATCGCTCGGACAGACGCCACGGTCACGGCGACCGACGTCAACAGCGGAGCCACCATGCACTCGATCTCGCTGTAA
- a CDS encoding SDR family NAD(P)-dependent oxidoreductase — MSKTIFITGVSSGLGHGLAEYYLAQGHTVLGCSRRQPEIEAGSGEFRFIAGDLSDFESVPALLEDLFDGVENCDLAILNAGILSPFGDMQETSLDDCRRVMDINVWANKIVLDWLLPRFPQMQQVAVISSGAAVNGSRGWNAYSISKAAVNMLTLLYSREGGDTHFCAIAPGLIATHMQDVLCNLPEDERFPTLESLKSRRGTPQMPTGAELAPRMASAIEKARDQVESGAFFDIRKVDWA, encoded by the coding sequence GTGTCGAAAACCATCTTTATTACCGGCGTCAGTTCCGGGCTCGGCCACGGACTGGCAGAATACTACCTGGCGCAGGGACATACAGTCCTCGGCTGCAGTCGCAGACAGCCCGAAATCGAGGCCGGTTCCGGGGAATTCCGCTTTATCGCGGGCGATCTCAGTGATTTCGAGAGCGTACCGGCTCTCTTGGAAGACCTGTTCGATGGGGTCGAAAACTGCGATCTGGCAATTCTGAACGCCGGGATTCTGAGCCCGTTCGGCGACATGCAGGAAACTTCGCTGGACGACTGCCGGCGAGTGATGGATATCAATGTCTGGGCGAACAAGATCGTGCTCGACTGGCTGCTGCCGCGATTCCCGCAAATGCAGCAGGTGGCAGTGATCTCTTCCGGAGCAGCGGTCAACGGCAGTCGCGGCTGGAATGCTTATTCGATTTCGAAAGCAGCGGTTAATATGCTCACCCTGCTCTACAGTCGTGAAGGCGGCGACACGCATTTTTGTGCGATCGCTCCGGGACTGATTGCCACGCATATGCAGGATGTCCTGTGCAATCTGCCGGAAGATGAACGCTTTCCGACGCTCGAGTCGTTGAAGTCACGTCGCGGCACGCCGCAGATGCCGACAGGAGCCGAGTTGGCTCCGCGGATGGCTTCGGCTATTGAGAAGGCTCGGGATCAGGTGGAGTCGGGAGCGTTCTTCGATATTCGGAAAGTGGACTGGGCGTAG
- a CDS encoding enoyl-ACP reductase FabI yields MDYLKLSGKNFLVTGVANRKSVAWHTAKLLEEAGATVIYSVRSEQRKESLAKLLAGKPVYICDVERQEEIDRLRDEVAAEYDVLHGLVHSIAFADYSSGWLPFHETPRAAFLQSVDISCYSLIALANAFKPMWDEEASIVTVSISTTRMAAENYGFMAPVKAALDSTVCFLAKSFSKFSRVRFNAVCPGLLKTSASAGIPGYVDSYLHAEKATLRKAAVQTEEVADAIAFLLSPRSSGINSQGLVIDAGMGTNYFDESLVRPDQTSE; encoded by the coding sequence ATGGACTATCTGAAGCTTTCGGGCAAGAATTTTCTCGTGACCGGGGTCGCGAATCGCAAGAGCGTGGCGTGGCATACGGCGAAGCTGCTGGAAGAAGCCGGGGCGACGGTGATCTATTCGGTCCGTTCCGAACAGCGGAAGGAATCGCTCGCGAAGTTGCTGGCCGGCAAGCCGGTCTACATCTGCGATGTCGAACGGCAGGAAGAAATCGACCGGCTGCGGGATGAAGTAGCCGCCGAGTACGACGTCCTGCATGGCCTGGTGCATTCGATCGCCTTTGCCGATTACTCCAGTGGCTGGCTGCCGTTTCATGAGACGCCGCGAGCCGCGTTTCTGCAGAGTGTCGATATCTCCTGCTACTCGCTCATCGCGCTGGCGAATGCCTTCAAACCGATGTGGGACGAGGAGGCGAGCATCGTCACCGTTTCGATCTCAACGACACGGATGGCCGCCGAGAACTATGGCTTCATGGCTCCAGTGAAGGCGGCTCTCGATTCGACCGTCTGCTTTCTGGCGAAGTCGTTCTCGAAGTTCTCGCGGGTTCGGTTCAACGCCGTGTGCCCCGGGCTTCTGAAGACGTCCGCTTCTGCGGGGATTCCGGGGTATGTCGACAGCTACCTGCATGCCGAGAAGGCGACGTTGCGGAAAGCAGCCGTGCAGACTGAAGAGGTCGCCGATGCGATCGCGTTTCTGCTCAGCCCGCGGTCTTCGGGGATCAACTCGCAGGGGCTCGTCATCGATGCGGGGATGGGCACGAACTATTTCGATGAGAGTCTCGTACGGCCTGATCAGACTTCCGAGTAA